One Aegilops tauschii subsp. strangulata cultivar AL8/78 chromosome 7, Aet v6.0, whole genome shotgun sequence genomic window carries:
- the LOC109735008 gene encoding uncharacterized protein isoform X2, with product MELVFDGGGAGGANNWRSQIREEVRVSRVSVLSEALMQALSPDKPETLTDLLNVAVRLESLIFGVAVSEVDYKYKLYTRLDHLEGISSDNHLEDISSDDHFEDISSDDHFEEISSDYQMLEPSTATLLRGIFSDPQSQSIQVQSNLHRVLSGGNTKATGNEEKPCCDDNDRISVLHESILHCIMSFMPAQDVVRTSMLFRRSPPLWTSAPCLDIDIDHFDMDRVKFNKFAKSLFEGRGNANTLDKLRLHSFAIDAAKYWIGDAIRLHKVKSIDFTENTRWEAFYLDPEAISFSSKYLQTVKLTNVIIVTSVFDQLSRECESLENLQLADSTLCSPEISSSSLKTLEIINCLVLNHLLIRTGKLVSLCFKDTRCGCTPKYIVRTTSAVILCDLSNAKSIELPTPVRHVAFDRMTPGCPMFISLTSLILGEWCLSNKFAPLACFLKHSPMLENLDLKLKFDCEAQKQPLQMAEGILFQAKSLKKVTIHCAEEEDRLPVLKAILLANARCVKHIDVKTY from the exons ATGGAGTTGGTCTTCGATGGAGGAGGTGCTGGCGGTGCCAACAACTGGAGGTCCCAAATCAGGGAAGAGGTTCGCGTGTCTCGTGTCTCAGTACT ATCAGAGGCTCTGATGCAAGCACTGTCACCAGACAAGCCCGAGACATTGACTGATCTTCTGAATGTTGCTGTCAGATTAGAGAGTCTAATTTTCGGAGTAGCTGTTAGCGAG GTTGATTATAAGTATAAGCTGTATACGAGATTGGATCATTTAGAGGGCATATCATCAGATAATCATTTAGAGGACATTTCATCAGATGATCATTTTGAGGACATCTCATCGGATGATCATTTTGAGGAAATTTCATCAGATTATCAAATGCTTGAACCCTCAACTGCGACACTTCTGCGAGGAATTTTTAGTGATCCACAGAGTCAAAGCATTCAGGTACAGAGCAACCTCCACAGGGTGCTATCTGGTGGTAACACAAAAGCAACAG GAAATGAAGAGAAGCCTTGCTGTGATGACAATGATAGGATTAGCGTCCTTCATGAGAGCATACTCCATTGTATCATGTCCTTCATGCCAGCACAGGACGTCGTACGCACAAGCATGCTATTCCGAAGATCACCCCCATTATGGACTTCAGCGCCATGCCTTGATATCGATATTGATCACTTTGATATGGACAGAGTAAAGTTCAACAAGTTTGCAAAAAGTTTGTTTGAGGGGCGGGGTAATGCTAATACATTGGACAAACTCCGCCTTCACTCTTTTGCCATTGATGCAGCCAAGTATTGGATCGGTGATGCTATCAGACTTCATAAAGTTAAATCGATTGATTTCACTGAAAATACAAGATGGGAAGCTTTTTACTTAGATCCTGAAGCTATCAGCTTTAGCTCTAAATATCTGCAAACTGTGAAGCTCACTAATGTTATAATAGTCACATCTGTCTTTGATCAGCTCAGCCGTGAATGCGAATCTTTGGAAAATCTGCAGTTGGCAGACAGCACTCTTTGTTCTCCTGAGATTTCATCAAGTTCATTGAAGACTCTGGAAATAATAAACTGCTTAGTTTTGAATCATCTTCTGATTCGTACTGGCAAGCTGGTCTCGCTATGCTTCAAGGACACTCGATGCGGGTGCACTCCAAAATACATAGTTCGAACTACATCAGCAGTAATCCTATGTGATCTTTCAAACGCCAAGAGCATAGAACTGCCAACACCAGTGAGACAT GTTGCGTTCGATAGAATGACTCCAGGGTGCCCAATGTTCATCAGTCTGACAAGTCTCATTCTTGGTGAATGGTGTCTTTCCAACAAATTTGCTCCTCTAGCTTGCTTCCTCAAGCACTCTCCTATGCTTGAGAATCTTGATCTGAAGCTCAAG TTTGACTGTGAAGCGCAAAAGcagccgcttcaaatggctgaggGAATATTATTCCAAGCCAAAAGCCTTAAGAAGGTAACGATCCACTGCGCCGAAGAGGAGGACAGGCTTCCCGTGTTGAAGGCTATACTGCTTGCCAATGCAAGATGTGTCAAGCACATCGATGTCAAGACGTACTAG
- the LOC109735008 gene encoding uncharacterized protein isoform X3 translates to MEEVLAVPTTGGPKSGKRSEALMQALSPDKPETLTDLLNVAVRLESLIFGVAVSEVDYKYKLYTRLDHLEGISSDNHLEDISSDDHFEDISSDDHFEEISSDYQMLEPSTATLLRGIFSDPQSQSIQVQSNLHRVLSGGNTKATAPIGNEEKPCCDDNDRISVLHESILHCIMSFMPAQDVVRTSMLFRRSPPLWTSAPCLDIDIDHFDMDRVKFNKFAKSLFEGRGNANTLDKLRLHSFAIDAAKYWIGDAIRLHKVKSIDFTENTRWEAFYLDPEAISFSSKYLQTVKLTNVIIVTSVFDQLSRECESLENLQLADSTLCSPEISSSSLKTLEIINCLVLNHLLIRTGKLVSLCFKDTRCGCTPKYIVRTTSAVILCDLSNAKSIELPTPVRHVAFDRMTPGCPMFISLTSLILGEWCLSNKFAPLACFLKHSPMLENLDLKLKFDCEAQKQPLQMAEGILFQAKSLKKVTIHCAEEEDRLPVLKAILLANARCVKHIDVKTY, encoded by the exons ATGGAGGAGGTGCTGGCGGTGCCAACAACTGGAGGTCCCAAATCAGGGAAGAG ATCAGAGGCTCTGATGCAAGCACTGTCACCAGACAAGCCCGAGACATTGACTGATCTTCTGAATGTTGCTGTCAGATTAGAGAGTCTAATTTTCGGAGTAGCTGTTAGCGAG GTTGATTATAAGTATAAGCTGTATACGAGATTGGATCATTTAGAGGGCATATCATCAGATAATCATTTAGAGGACATTTCATCAGATGATCATTTTGAGGACATCTCATCGGATGATCATTTTGAGGAAATTTCATCAGATTATCAAATGCTTGAACCCTCAACTGCGACACTTCTGCGAGGAATTTTTAGTGATCCACAGAGTCAAAGCATTCAGGTACAGAGCAACCTCCACAGGGTGCTATCTGGTGGTAACACAAAAGCAACAG CGCCTATAGGAAATGAAGAGAAGCCTTGCTGTGATGACAATGATAGGATTAGCGTCCTTCATGAGAGCATACTCCATTGTATCATGTCCTTCATGCCAGCACAGGACGTCGTACGCACAAGCATGCTATTCCGAAGATCACCCCCATTATGGACTTCAGCGCCATGCCTTGATATCGATATTGATCACTTTGATATGGACAGAGTAAAGTTCAACAAGTTTGCAAAAAGTTTGTTTGAGGGGCGGGGTAATGCTAATACATTGGACAAACTCCGCCTTCACTCTTTTGCCATTGATGCAGCCAAGTATTGGATCGGTGATGCTATCAGACTTCATAAAGTTAAATCGATTGATTTCACTGAAAATACAAGATGGGAAGCTTTTTACTTAGATCCTGAAGCTATCAGCTTTAGCTCTAAATATCTGCAAACTGTGAAGCTCACTAATGTTATAATAGTCACATCTGTCTTTGATCAGCTCAGCCGTGAATGCGAATCTTTGGAAAATCTGCAGTTGGCAGACAGCACTCTTTGTTCTCCTGAGATTTCATCAAGTTCATTGAAGACTCTGGAAATAATAAACTGCTTAGTTTTGAATCATCTTCTGATTCGTACTGGCAAGCTGGTCTCGCTATGCTTCAAGGACACTCGATGCGGGTGCACTCCAAAATACATAGTTCGAACTACATCAGCAGTAATCCTATGTGATCTTTCAAACGCCAAGAGCATAGAACTGCCAACACCAGTGAGACAT GTTGCGTTCGATAGAATGACTCCAGGGTGCCCAATGTTCATCAGTCTGACAAGTCTCATTCTTGGTGAATGGTGTCTTTCCAACAAATTTGCTCCTCTAGCTTGCTTCCTCAAGCACTCTCCTATGCTTGAGAATCTTGATCTGAAGCTCAAG TTTGACTGTGAAGCGCAAAAGcagccgcttcaaatggctgaggGAATATTATTCCAAGCCAAAAGCCTTAAGAAGGTAACGATCCACTGCGCCGAAGAGGAGGACAGGCTTCCCGTGTTGAAGGCTATACTGCTTGCCAATGCAAGATGTGTCAAGCACATCGATGTCAAGACGTACTAG
- the LOC109735008 gene encoding uncharacterized protein isoform X1 gives MELVFDGGGAGGANNWRSQIREEVRVSRVSVLSEALMQALSPDKPETLTDLLNVAVRLESLIFGVAVSEVDYKYKLYTRLDHLEGISSDNHLEDISSDDHFEDISSDDHFEEISSDYQMLEPSTATLLRGIFSDPQSQSIQVQSNLHRVLSGGNTKATAPIGNEEKPCCDDNDRISVLHESILHCIMSFMPAQDVVRTSMLFRRSPPLWTSAPCLDIDIDHFDMDRVKFNKFAKSLFEGRGNANTLDKLRLHSFAIDAAKYWIGDAIRLHKVKSIDFTENTRWEAFYLDPEAISFSSKYLQTVKLTNVIIVTSVFDQLSRECESLENLQLADSTLCSPEISSSSLKTLEIINCLVLNHLLIRTGKLVSLCFKDTRCGCTPKYIVRTTSAVILCDLSNAKSIELPTPVRHVAFDRMTPGCPMFISLTSLILGEWCLSNKFAPLACFLKHSPMLENLDLKLKFDCEAQKQPLQMAEGILFQAKSLKKVTIHCAEEEDRLPVLKAILLANARCVKHIDVKTY, from the exons ATGGAGTTGGTCTTCGATGGAGGAGGTGCTGGCGGTGCCAACAACTGGAGGTCCCAAATCAGGGAAGAGGTTCGCGTGTCTCGTGTCTCAGTACT ATCAGAGGCTCTGATGCAAGCACTGTCACCAGACAAGCCCGAGACATTGACTGATCTTCTGAATGTTGCTGTCAGATTAGAGAGTCTAATTTTCGGAGTAGCTGTTAGCGAG GTTGATTATAAGTATAAGCTGTATACGAGATTGGATCATTTAGAGGGCATATCATCAGATAATCATTTAGAGGACATTTCATCAGATGATCATTTTGAGGACATCTCATCGGATGATCATTTTGAGGAAATTTCATCAGATTATCAAATGCTTGAACCCTCAACTGCGACACTTCTGCGAGGAATTTTTAGTGATCCACAGAGTCAAAGCATTCAGGTACAGAGCAACCTCCACAGGGTGCTATCTGGTGGTAACACAAAAGCAACAG CGCCTATAGGAAATGAAGAGAAGCCTTGCTGTGATGACAATGATAGGATTAGCGTCCTTCATGAGAGCATACTCCATTGTATCATGTCCTTCATGCCAGCACAGGACGTCGTACGCACAAGCATGCTATTCCGAAGATCACCCCCATTATGGACTTCAGCGCCATGCCTTGATATCGATATTGATCACTTTGATATGGACAGAGTAAAGTTCAACAAGTTTGCAAAAAGTTTGTTTGAGGGGCGGGGTAATGCTAATACATTGGACAAACTCCGCCTTCACTCTTTTGCCATTGATGCAGCCAAGTATTGGATCGGTGATGCTATCAGACTTCATAAAGTTAAATCGATTGATTTCACTGAAAATACAAGATGGGAAGCTTTTTACTTAGATCCTGAAGCTATCAGCTTTAGCTCTAAATATCTGCAAACTGTGAAGCTCACTAATGTTATAATAGTCACATCTGTCTTTGATCAGCTCAGCCGTGAATGCGAATCTTTGGAAAATCTGCAGTTGGCAGACAGCACTCTTTGTTCTCCTGAGATTTCATCAAGTTCATTGAAGACTCTGGAAATAATAAACTGCTTAGTTTTGAATCATCTTCTGATTCGTACTGGCAAGCTGGTCTCGCTATGCTTCAAGGACACTCGATGCGGGTGCACTCCAAAATACATAGTTCGAACTACATCAGCAGTAATCCTATGTGATCTTTCAAACGCCAAGAGCATAGAACTGCCAACACCAGTGAGACAT GTTGCGTTCGATAGAATGACTCCAGGGTGCCCAATGTTCATCAGTCTGACAAGTCTCATTCTTGGTGAATGGTGTCTTTCCAACAAATTTGCTCCTCTAGCTTGCTTCCTCAAGCACTCTCCTATGCTTGAGAATCTTGATCTGAAGCTCAAG TTTGACTGTGAAGCGCAAAAGcagccgcttcaaatggctgaggGAATATTATTCCAAGCCAAAAGCCTTAAGAAGGTAACGATCCACTGCGCCGAAGAGGAGGACAGGCTTCCCGTGTTGAAGGCTATACTGCTTGCCAATGCAAGATGTGTCAAGCACATCGATGTCAAGACGTACTAG
- the LOC109735008 gene encoding uncharacterized protein isoform X4 → MEEVLAVPTTGGPKSGKRSEALMQALSPDKPETLTDLLNVAVRLESLIFGVAVSEVDYKYKLYTRLDHLEGISSDNHLEDISSDDHFEDISSDDHFEEISSDYQMLEPSTATLLRGIFSDPQSQSIQVQSNLHRVLSGGNTKATGNEEKPCCDDNDRISVLHESILHCIMSFMPAQDVVRTSMLFRRSPPLWTSAPCLDIDIDHFDMDRVKFNKFAKSLFEGRGNANTLDKLRLHSFAIDAAKYWIGDAIRLHKVKSIDFTENTRWEAFYLDPEAISFSSKYLQTVKLTNVIIVTSVFDQLSRECESLENLQLADSTLCSPEISSSSLKTLEIINCLVLNHLLIRTGKLVSLCFKDTRCGCTPKYIVRTTSAVILCDLSNAKSIELPTPVRHVAFDRMTPGCPMFISLTSLILGEWCLSNKFAPLACFLKHSPMLENLDLKLKFDCEAQKQPLQMAEGILFQAKSLKKVTIHCAEEEDRLPVLKAILLANARCVKHIDVKTY, encoded by the exons ATGGAGGAGGTGCTGGCGGTGCCAACAACTGGAGGTCCCAAATCAGGGAAGAG ATCAGAGGCTCTGATGCAAGCACTGTCACCAGACAAGCCCGAGACATTGACTGATCTTCTGAATGTTGCTGTCAGATTAGAGAGTCTAATTTTCGGAGTAGCTGTTAGCGAG GTTGATTATAAGTATAAGCTGTATACGAGATTGGATCATTTAGAGGGCATATCATCAGATAATCATTTAGAGGACATTTCATCAGATGATCATTTTGAGGACATCTCATCGGATGATCATTTTGAGGAAATTTCATCAGATTATCAAATGCTTGAACCCTCAACTGCGACACTTCTGCGAGGAATTTTTAGTGATCCACAGAGTCAAAGCATTCAGGTACAGAGCAACCTCCACAGGGTGCTATCTGGTGGTAACACAAAAGCAACAG GAAATGAAGAGAAGCCTTGCTGTGATGACAATGATAGGATTAGCGTCCTTCATGAGAGCATACTCCATTGTATCATGTCCTTCATGCCAGCACAGGACGTCGTACGCACAAGCATGCTATTCCGAAGATCACCCCCATTATGGACTTCAGCGCCATGCCTTGATATCGATATTGATCACTTTGATATGGACAGAGTAAAGTTCAACAAGTTTGCAAAAAGTTTGTTTGAGGGGCGGGGTAATGCTAATACATTGGACAAACTCCGCCTTCACTCTTTTGCCATTGATGCAGCCAAGTATTGGATCGGTGATGCTATCAGACTTCATAAAGTTAAATCGATTGATTTCACTGAAAATACAAGATGGGAAGCTTTTTACTTAGATCCTGAAGCTATCAGCTTTAGCTCTAAATATCTGCAAACTGTGAAGCTCACTAATGTTATAATAGTCACATCTGTCTTTGATCAGCTCAGCCGTGAATGCGAATCTTTGGAAAATCTGCAGTTGGCAGACAGCACTCTTTGTTCTCCTGAGATTTCATCAAGTTCATTGAAGACTCTGGAAATAATAAACTGCTTAGTTTTGAATCATCTTCTGATTCGTACTGGCAAGCTGGTCTCGCTATGCTTCAAGGACACTCGATGCGGGTGCACTCCAAAATACATAGTTCGAACTACATCAGCAGTAATCCTATGTGATCTTTCAAACGCCAAGAGCATAGAACTGCCAACACCAGTGAGACAT GTTGCGTTCGATAGAATGACTCCAGGGTGCCCAATGTTCATCAGTCTGACAAGTCTCATTCTTGGTGAATGGTGTCTTTCCAACAAATTTGCTCCTCTAGCTTGCTTCCTCAAGCACTCTCCTATGCTTGAGAATCTTGATCTGAAGCTCAAG TTTGACTGTGAAGCGCAAAAGcagccgcttcaaatggctgaggGAATATTATTCCAAGCCAAAAGCCTTAAGAAGGTAACGATCCACTGCGCCGAAGAGGAGGACAGGCTTCCCGTGTTGAAGGCTATACTGCTTGCCAATGCAAGATGTGTCAAGCACATCGATGTCAAGACGTACTAG
- the LOC141027341 gene encoding uncharacterized protein — protein MVLCIVETQIAKYRVEGLVGRLGFDSSFGVGSSGRSGGLCLYWKNNVNVEIKTFSQYHIDSVVTEPGKDPWRFSCFYGAANRSLRYKTWDTMKILRGESSLPWVCIGDFNEILRPEEQFGPNERDAAQIAGFREAVDVCELADLGYKGLDWTFEKRIVGGDYCRVRLDRALASPTWSAMFPFATLEHLTAAKSDHSPILLSTELDTSEVRLVLRKPFRYECMWEREPSFKTQIEQMWTEQQPATTTTMLSAKLNAVANQLKHWGRRTFGSVRQEMRELRTKLAALRAAPDRIGPSIEEKEVQDRMVELSYREEIMMRQRSRITWLSHGDNNTQYFQKKASARRARNRIVQLQRLDGSMSSDPEEMAGMATDFYKNLYTSEGTIGMEEVLSHIPVRVNGDMNNKLNAPYMNEEIKEALF, from the coding sequence ATGGTGCTATGTATTGTGGAGACGCAAATTGCAAAGTACCGGGTGGAAGGCTTGGTGGGTAGACTAGGTTTTGATAGTAGCTTTGGAGTAGGTAGTAGTGGTAGGAGTGGAGGTTTATGCTTGTACTGGAAGAATAATGTCAATGTTGAAATAAAAACTTTCTCGCAGTATCACATCGACTCGGTGGTGACAGAACCAGGGAAAGATCCTTGGAGGTTCTCATGCTTCTATGGGGCTGCTAATAGGAGTTTACGATATAAAACATGGGACACTATGAAAATTCTACGTGGTGAGAGCTCACTGCCTTGGGTTTGCATTGGCGACTTCAATGAGATCTTAAGGCCGGAGGAGCAATTTGGTCCAAACGAGCGAGATGCTGCTCAGATTGCTGGCTTTAGAGAAGCGGTTGATGTGTGTGAGCTAGCAGATCTAGGATATAAGGGACTAGATTGGACTTTTGAGAAACGGATTGTGGGAGGTGATTATTGCCGTGTTCGGCTGGATCGAGCTTTGGCAAGCCCTACATGGTCAGCAATGTTCCCGTTTGCAACGTTGGAGCACTTGACGGCGGCGAAGTCAGATCATAGCCCTATTTTGTTGAGCACCGAGCTTGACACAAGCGAGGTACGACTGGTTTTGAGGAAACCCTTCAGATATGAATGCATGTGGGAGAGGGAGCCGAGCTTTAAAACTCAGATTGAGCAAATGTGGACGGAGCAGCAGCCAGCTACCACAACTACTATGCTCTCGGCAAAGCTTAATGCGGTGGCAAATCAACTGAAACATTGGGGGCGCAGGACCTTTGGGTCTGTTCGCCAAGAGATGAGGGAGCTTCGGACGAAGCTTGCAGCCTTGAGAGCTGCACCGGACCGGATCGGGCCAAGCATTGAGGAGAAGGAAGTCCAAGATAGGATGGTGGAGCTGTCATACCGAGAAGAGATCATGATGAGACAGCGTTCACGTATAACATGGCTTTCGCACGGAGATAACAACACGCAATATTTTCAGAAAAAAGCAAGTGCAAGGAGGGCAAGGAACAGAATAGTTCAGCTCCAGCGACTGGATGGCTCGATGAGCTCAGATCCGGAGGAAATGGCAGGGATGGCTACGGATTTTTATAAGAATCTATATACATCGGAAGGTACAATTGGCATGGAGGAGGTGCTATCTCACATCCCTGTGAGAGTTAATGGAGATATGAACAATAAGCTCAATGCACCTTATATGAATGAGGAGATAAAGGAGGCACTTTTTTAG